One Campylobacter lari DNA segment encodes these proteins:
- the thiH gene encoding 2-iminoacetate synthase ThiH has protein sequence MQKYPHMQSIESEILTKVLKEVENFDENKFSAFDVKQALVKDYLNIDDLKALLSSTAEDFIEDLAQKSSKITQRHFGNSISLFTPLYLSNFCNSKCTYCGFQKGNNIKRAKLNEVEIHKEMQEIKKSGLEEILLLTGEGREYASVEYLAKACEIAKEYFKVVGIEVYPMNVDEYALLHEKGCEYVSVYQETYNQKTYSKIHIEGEKSVFEYRFHAQERALKAGMRGVAFGALLGIDDFRRDAFATALHAYFLQQKYPHAEIALSIPRLRPIINNKKIHPKDVSETRLLQVLCAYRLFLPFASITISTRERAGFRDGVIKLGATKMSAGVSVGVGEHQGDKKGDDQFQISDMRSVDEVLAMLKNANLQAIMSDSIYVG, from the coding sequence ATGCAAAAATATCCTCATATGCAAAGTATTGAAAGTGAAATTTTAACTAAGGTTTTAAAGGAAGTTGAAAATTTTGACGAAAATAAATTTAGCGCTTTTGATGTAAAACAAGCTTTAGTTAAGGATTATCTTAATATAGATGATTTAAAAGCCTTGCTTTCAAGCACAGCAGAAGATTTCATAGAAGATTTAGCACAAAAATCAAGCAAGATTACTCAAAGACACTTTGGAAATTCCATTTCACTTTTTACACCTTTATATCTTTCTAATTTTTGCAATAGCAAATGCACTTATTGTGGATTTCAAAAAGGAAATAACATTAAAAGAGCTAAGCTAAATGAGGTCGAAATTCACAAAGAAATGCAAGAGATTAAAAAAAGTGGCTTGGAAGAAATTTTACTCTTAACAGGTGAGGGTAGGGAATATGCTAGCGTAGAATATCTTGCCAAAGCTTGTGAAATAGCAAAAGAGTATTTTAAGGTTGTTGGAATTGAAGTTTATCCTATGAATGTAGATGAGTATGCACTGCTTCATGAAAAGGGTTGTGAATATGTAAGTGTTTATCAAGAAACTTATAATCAAAAAACTTATTCTAAAATTCATATTGAAGGTGAAAAAAGTGTATTTGAGTATCGTTTTCATGCGCAAGAGCGAGCGTTAAAAGCGGGTATGAGAGGGGTTGCTTTTGGAGCTTTACTTGGTATAGATGATTTCAGAAGAGATGCTTTTGCCACGGCTTTACATGCGTATTTTTTACAGCAAAAATACCCTCATGCTGAAATAGCTTTATCTATCCCTAGACTAAGACCTATTATTAATAATAAAAAAATTCATCCAAAAGATGTAAGCGAGACAAGACTTTTGCAAGTTTTGTGTGCTTATAGATTGTTTTTACCTTTTGCAAGTATTACGATTTCTACGCGTGAAAGAGCAGGATTTAGAGACGGGGTTATTAAACTTGGAGCTACTAAAATGAGTGCAGGTGTGAGCGTGGGAGTGGGTGAGCATCAAGGCGATAAAAAAGGCGATGATCAGTTTCAAATTAGTGATATGCGTAGTGTTGATGAGGTTTTAGCTATGCTAAAAAATGCAAATTTGCAAGCTATAATGAGCGATAGTATTTATGTGGGATAA
- a CDS encoding thiazole synthase, translating into MEKLKIGKYEFNSRFILGSGKFSFELIKSSIEEAKVEIITLALRRVNDKGIENILDFIPKHIKLLPNTSGARNANEALRIARLARELGCGDMIKVEVISDSKYLLPDNYESIKAVELLANEGFIPLVYMYPDLYAARAMASAGASAIMPLGAPIGSNKGLKTKEFIQILLNEISLPIIVDAGIGNPAQACEAMQMGVSAVMANTAIAQAKDVAKMAKAFALAIDAGYSAYLAGIANESTPSASSPLSGFLRD; encoded by the coding sequence ATGGAAAAATTAAAAATAGGAAAATATGAGTTTAATTCCAGGTTTATTCTAGGTTCTGGGAAATTTTCTTTTGAGCTTATAAAATCATCTATTGAAGAAGCAAAAGTTGAGATTATTACCTTAGCTTTGCGTAGGGTAAATGATAAAGGTATAGAAAATATACTTGATTTTATCCCAAAGCATATTAAGCTTTTACCAAATACTTCAGGTGCAAGAAATGCTAATGAGGCATTGCGTATAGCAAGACTTGCAAGAGAGCTTGGCTGTGGAGATATGATTAAGGTTGAAGTAATTAGCGATAGTAAATATTTATTACCGGATAATTATGAAAGTATAAAAGCAGTGGAACTTTTAGCAAATGAGGGTTTTATACCTTTAGTTTATATGTATCCTGATTTATATGCAGCGCGTGCTATGGCAAGTGCAGGAGCTTCTGCTATAATGCCTCTTGGAGCACCTATAGGAAGCAACAAAGGCTTAAAAACTAAAGAATTTATACAAATTTTACTTAATGAAATTAGCTTGCCTATTATAGTAGATGCGGGCATAGGAAATCCAGCACAAGCTTGCGAAGCCATGCAAATGGGAGTAAGCGCAGTGATGGCAAATACTGCCATAGCCCAAGCTAAAGATGTAGCAAAAATGGCAAAGGCTTTTGCTTTAGCTATAGATGCAGGATATAGTGCGTATTTAGCAGGCATAGCAAATGAAAGCACGCCAAGTGCAAGCTCGCCTTTGAGTGGTTTTTTAAGAGATTAA
- the thiF gene encoding thiamine biosynthesis protein ThiF, with protein MMRIKFNGSVIDTHFKNTLDFFQSVSKNENDVWIINGFATKESLELKENDELFCIEKNTLPPYEALDAMMRARHTPKLHDKLKKASVAVCGLGGLGSHIAINLARSGVGRLHLIDFDVVEPSNLNRQAYIVEDLGKFKAEALKDQVAKINPFIEVFAQVLKIEKENIAELFINDDIVCEAFDNAKYKALLAQNFHQHYPQKTLICASGLAGYGDSNSIQTRKIAKNFYVCGDLKNEAKVGNGLMAPRVNICAGHQANLVLELLASE; from the coding sequence TTGATGAGAATTAAATTTAATGGTAGTGTGATAGACACGCATTTTAAAAATACTTTGGATTTTTTTCAAAGTGTGAGTAAAAATGAAAATGATGTGTGGATAATCAATGGTTTTGCGACAAAAGAAAGTTTGGAGCTAAAAGAAAATGATGAGCTTTTTTGTATAGAAAAAAATACTTTACCCCCATATGAAGCTCTTGATGCGATGATGAGGGCAAGACACACTCCAAAACTTCATGATAAACTTAAAAAGGCAAGTGTAGCAGTGTGTGGACTTGGTGGACTTGGTTCGCATATAGCTATAAATTTAGCAAGAAGTGGGGTTGGTAGGCTTCATTTGATTGATTTTGATGTGGTGGAACCAAGCAATCTTAACCGTCAAGCTTATATAGTGGAAGACTTGGGTAAATTTAAGGCTGAAGCTTTAAAAGATCAAGTCGCTAAAATTAATCCTTTTATAGAAGTATTTGCACAAGTTTTAAAAATAGAAAAAGAAAATATAGCCGAACTTTTTATAAATGATGATATAGTCTGTGAAGCCTTTGATAATGCAAAATACAAAGCCCTTTTAGCGCAAAATTTTCACCAACACTATCCTCAAAAAACATTAATTTGTGCTTCTGGTTTAGCAGGATATGGCGATAGCAACAGCATACAAACAAGAAAAATTGCAAAAAACTTTTATGTTTGTGGTGATTTAAAAAATGAGGCAAAAGTAGGCAATGGACTTATGGCACCACGTGTAAATATTTGCGCAGGACATCAAGCAAATTTAGTTTTAGAACTTTTAGCGAGCGAGTAA
- the thiS gene encoding sulfur carrier protein ThiS produces the protein MIINGQKLELKELRFMDYIKEKQLKIEFIALELNGEIIPRDKFENLILKENDKAEIVTFVGGG, from the coding sequence ATGATTATCAATGGGCAAAAGCTTGAGTTAAAAGAGCTTAGATTTATGGATTATATTAAAGAAAAGCAATTAAAAATAGAATTTATCGCTTTAGAATTAAACGGAGAAATTATCCCAAGGGATAAATTTGAAAATTTAATTTTAAAAGAAAATGATAAAGCAGAAATTGTTACTTTTGTAGGTGGTGGTTGA